GCAATGCTACTGGCTCCCAAAACACAATATGCAATGATCCATACTGCACATGCCCTAatcacaagaacaagggcactccttcaccaccacccccaccaccaccaacaacaACGGGAGGATACTATGGAGAAGGGGCAACACAGTTTGCTATGTGGCCACACTACTAGGTAGAACTGAACTAATTCACAGGCCACATCCATATGTTTGTTGTTTGGTTTAATCACCTAAGGCATGTTAGGGTTAGTCGAAAGAACTATGTACCTTTGTGTGGTATATGTTCTCACATGCCATTCCCTGTGCTTGTTAATTGCTTGAATTACCTAAGGCATGTTAGGTTTAGTCTCGGACCTCTGCACCCTTGTTTGGTGCATGTTTTGACATGCCATTCAATGTGATGTGTGCTACTAGTTATGCAATATACTAGTTCGTTAACTTCTATTTCAACTAATTATCCTCATTTCATTGCCTATGCAAtactcaaataaaaatattgtctactaataatgaaaccaaattaaaattgctaaagtgCATTACATAACAACAAATTGAAAAGTCCAACACAAAACAATATTGTCCATGAACCAAACAAAGAACAAGAAGGTAATGTAACTATTGAGTGCAACGAGGCCACTTTCCCTTCCTCTGGGCATCTGGATTCTCATCAATACCTGCCTTCGCTCGGCGCACACGCTCAAGCTTCTTTTCCCTCTCCTCCCGAGCCGCAGCAACACGTCTtctttcctcctcttccttgtgCTCCCTCTTTTGAGCCTCCTCTCTACGTCTCTTCTCTAATATCTCTGCACGCTCTGCATCCCACTACTTTAGGCCTTGTAGAAGCCGCTTGTCGGACTCCTTAACCTCAGTGTCGATCCACTGCTCAAAATCACACAATGGTGGAGGGGTCTGCAACAAAtatatttattcaaaaatttaaatCATGCTTCGTAGGACACAAATAAATAAGTGCACAATAGAAAAAATAACTTACAATAAAGTTACTGCGGCGTTGTTTTGGCGTAGGCTCCCAGGCAAAATTCGAACACATCCAATACCTCTGCCGATAGGTTTCCTCGTCTTCCGAAATTTCTACCTTGCAAGGATCACCACAAAAGCACATAGGTACTGGAACACCGCTAGGAAGCGGCTTGTGGATGTACGGACTACCGGTCGTCCGGCCATAGCTACAGTTCAAATAATTCAATTCTAAGAAGTCATAGCAAATAACGATTGAACCGAAAACTACAATTTACCAAATGATAAATAATAACGAATGAAATTTATCGAAACATGTCGAAAGGTTACCTTGGTTTGCTACTTTTTCCACGACGTGGCATTCTACGATTgcataagaaaaatattaatcATCCATTCAAAAAACTATAAATGGTTTATCTAAGTCTACAACATACGTGTAATATAGGTCAAATCAATGAGTCAAAAACTAATATGTGAAAGAGTATACCTGGCTCTTCAAAATCTATGGAACAAATCAAACTTTTGATGGTCCAAATATTGAATCCAAATTCGTGCTCGGTTTTTGGAGAGAAAGAGCCGAGAGGGGAGATGAAAATATGAACGGTGTCCACGGGTAGCGAAGTGCGTCGGCTGGTTTGTAGCAGGaagctcggcgccgtgatctgtggcgccgagctcccTGCCACGTCAGATCCACGTGAGAAGGCAGTCCAGgacctcggcgccgtgatccatggcgCCGAGACGTGAAACCTCGGCGCCATGATGCATGGCGCCGACCCCCTGGGTCCATTTCTGCATTTAAGTTTTCCAGGGGTCCAATTGTgaacttttttcaaaaaaagagccaaattgtaaaaaattgggtAGTAGCTAGCTAGCAGTCACAGTcacgagaagaagaagaaaaggatTTGATCGAATGGTGCTTCGCAGCAACCATATACATACATGCATGGGCCGGGACTGTGTGCTCGCTAGTGACtgtaagactatctccaacaattgtTATCCAAAATACAATAcctatttgtcctttgggtagcgctacaggtaaaaggtttcatacctatttttagtcttctccaacaacaagacctaaaagacaacactctctgcaaataggtctcaagaagagaggatacccaaatttaggTTATGCCTCTCTTGATAtccaaaatgggtcttctgtataggtactctgttggaggctataggtattatgttggagacccattttaggtttgggttcccaaatgggtCTCCCATTGGAGACAGCCTTAATGTGCCGGATCGAGACGACGATCGAGAGCCGGTCGTCTCGGTCGGGGCGATGGATCGGATAATTCGCCTCGCCCGCTGGTACACTCATGTCCTAGCTAGCTTCACGTGTGTGGAGGTATATATGTACACGTACACATGATAAATGTgcccaataataaattggctACTGACTATAGTTGTCTATTGCAGTGCAGCAGGGTGCATGCATTACGCAGGCGTGCAGTACTGTGTACTGGCTTCATGAAAAGCAGGGTGGTGCCCGGCTCATCATGATAGGTGCGAAAGAAACATGATTAGTGGATAGGAGAGAGAAAATTGAGTTGTTAATTAACTGCCTACAACAGagatatggtgtattaggctgTCTTCAACAGGAGACttatttgggaacccaaacctaaaatggATCTCGAACGTAATACCTATAGTCTCCAACAGAGTACTCATAtagaagacccattttgggtatcagaagaggcataacccaaatttgggtatcctctctccttgcagagagtgttgtcttttaggtcttgttgttggagaagactaaaaatagatatgaaaccttttacctgtagcgctatccAAAGCATaaatgagtcttgtattttgggtgacgattatTGGAGAtagtgtcggcgtctagactcgtggtctaagcactaacaagtataattctgcgtgactgaccaagcttggatggtgatgcaagtgagacacagagggtttatactggttcgggctaagactgccctacgtccagtgtagtggtggattctgtataaccttgcacctaaaggtgcttgcagtagggggtacaagctggttgcgagagagggctaagtcccaggtctcggcttggtgtggACAGAGTGCGGGCTGCTGCTCTATGAAGGAGTGTCGTGTGCGTGTTCTGGGCCTCTGTGTgtaccctggctccccttttatagtcccaaggggAGGCCAGATATTTACATGGGTAGATTTCTTTTATTGAGGGGTGAaaacacagtcccgaccctgttgaagctggtccatctcgtccttgtggGATGGTCGACGGCATGGCTtctcctgtagagggttaccgaaccctgtaggggtcgcgggggtcggatcgccggcACTGCTGCATGTCCCGTCAACAGTGGGAAATGACCACAAACAGTGGTGCTGATTTACCtcacccattccctttctactgtgcgATAGTGTGCTACAGTGAACAGGGGTAAGGATGTATAGTGACAGGGGTAAGGCTGCAGTGACTGGGGTGGTTGAAACAGTTGTCGCCTTGCCCTGCTGCGTTATGGGGGCCGTCGCGTCCGTCATGTCGGGTGAAGTCTTGTTGCCCAGGTGGAGtgggtccggcgcccgagcctggacgaggtcgggcgagtcggaactggcgtccgaggccctgaggggtcgggcgagtcggaactggcgtccgaggccctgggggtcgggcgagtcggaactcgcgtccgaggccctggggggtcgggcgagtcggaactcgcgtccgaggccctgggggtcgggcgagtcggaactcgcgtccgaggccctgggggtcgggcgagtcggaacttgcgtccgaggccctggggggtcgggcgagtcggaacttgcgtccgaggccctgatgattATGATTAGTATGTTTCTTTGCGTTTTttgttgctctgatttgggtatcccttattatggtacccaacagtagcccccgagcccctgaAGTGGTGAGGTCACCTCTTTAGGGGTTCTTTCCTCGTGGACTGTAGTTGACTCGGAGCCTTTTACTGTTGCcggggggtgcgcgcgagcgcacccgccgggtgtagcccccgagccttttggaggaatggtgttattccttcaaaggctttcaccCCTTGATATCTTTAGTCTGGAGTGTTTTAtgggataggttgcgtgttctttacacgtagtgcctgttcccatggtgcgaggaagcccccgagccctttcgcCGCAAGggtcaggttctttctcgtcttgtaattccgtccctcattcttcctttcgctcggaggaggggtgggtcgtgccgtactaccctcggtgGGCGAGTGACGACATTTCCCGGGAGCTACAGGCGGGTAGATccgagtggatgtccgagtcccgttcgataggggtcggctagtggccttatgggcacatctcgaaaagtacccgagggcggtcacggtggatgtcgggaCCGTTCGTTAGGTcccgagggctcgatgcctccctcgatgggatcccactctcgtgatacccgcatgggtctcggatatgacttgcaaagatgcgccgactccctgtagggttcggaccttggcctctatcgTGCTCATCTCCAGTCGTCCCTCACTCAgctatcctgaggcgactgttcgaacctgtgtcgcaggtcagtctcgcaacctctggaacgtaggtggccatggcctggggattttgggcCTTAAAAGGCTTTCTTTAGACCCGCTCTTTCgcgtcggggtcgggcgagacggagtcTGACGCCCGACAGAGACCTCCATGCGACGCTAGGTCAgcggggggtcgggcgccgcgtcgcttggaaggaaccgccctgacataacttttcagggcgctccttttgaggcgcggcgcgtggggactcgaaacggctGTGCCGTCTCGCCCTGGTTTGGATGGGACGTTTCGCCTGCGAAtttaatgcgcgcgtgcggtGGGCACGGGAATCGGGGGGAGTTGGCGCTTCGGGTTTTTCGCCTGAGTGGACGACGGTCGCCCTTTTCCCGCTTGGCCTTCTTCGTGGGGGCGTGGTCGTGGCTCTCCCTTCCTATAAAAGCGGctgctgggggctcgatttCTCTCCTCTCGCTCCCGCGCCATCAAGCCTTTGCCTTCTGCCCCTTCTGCTGCCGTCGTCTCTTCCACCTCCATTGCACAGACTTCCTTCTTCCACCCAgagccatggccggcgtcgaggcgtggccgcctagcaacgtgaccaagtccgcgctggaAGCACGCGTGAAGGCGGGGATTCTCCGTCCCCTTAAGGATGTCGGGTTCCCGGAGTGGATTGTTCCCTCGACGAatgacagggagccaaacccgccaccGGGCTACgtggtttgcttcctgtcgttcttagaccgggggttcggagTTCCCGCGGGCCGCCTGATCAGGGCCATCCTCCATTACTAtgaggtggagctgcacaacctgaatcccaactcggtgatgcaggctgCCGTCTTCACCACAGTTtgcgaggggttcctgggggttccGGTCAACTGGAATCTCTGGCATTACCTCTTCAAGGTGGAGATGTCGGCCCGTTATGTGGGGAAGGAGAAATTCCCCCTGCGGGCCGGTGGCTGCACCctgcagcttcgtcagcagCGGGCCGGGCTGTACATATGGAGCTCGATGCCAtcgtcgaaccgggggtggcagagcgggtggttctacctccggaacgaCGGCGGCCTGCTCCCGAAGTtcaccgggaagatggtgacggaggTTCCCATGAAGTGGGCATGGGGTGCTCCgtccgaggagcagaagaggctcgccccgcttctcGCGGGGCTTCAGAAGTTGCGAGATGCCGAAGTCACTGCGGCGACGGTGGCGATCGCCTTCCACAAGAGGAGTTTACTCCCGCTGGCGCAGCGGCGAGTGcccatgttcgagatgacccgggGGTCCCCTGGGCAGGGACTAGGATGTTGGCCGAGCCGATTTCGGCCTCGGACATCACCGCCCTGGTCGAGAAGACGACGCACCCGGAGATGAAGAATTCCCGGGTGTTGCCGATGCGCCGtgaaaagggctacatttcccTGGTAAGTATGGATTTTTTACGCCTTCTTTTCATTTCCTTCTTGCCTTTTCCTTGACTCCTGATCGTCCGCAGAGGATGGGGGTCGTCAAAGACTCCCTGCCCCCTGTCCCAGAGGACAAagagatccgggccaagaatcgggcccggaacgaggagcagaagaaggccAAGGATGACAAAAAGGCCAAGGCAGCGTGGAAAGCGCAGCGgcgggagatctccgccaagaaccatcgcgaagccgagagggcgggggtcgccccgccTCCGTCTCCTGAGACTTCgatctcggagatagagggcggaGGAGGCAGCACCGACTGGCTCGACGAGCTCGCGGAGGAGGATGACGTTATCCCTCCAGCCGGCGGGGGGATCGAGGCCCCGGCGGATTCGCGGGCccgaggggggtcggaggcccGAGGTGGGTCGGAGGCCCCCCAGGGGGCCCAAGTGCCGGGGGACGGACAGGCCGTCCCCCACATCATTGTGGATGATGAGGATAGCGCCCCTCATGAGGGTTCGGCCCCGGTGGGACCTCAAGAAGGGGAGAGGTTGTCGGAGGCCGGATCCGAGGCGCTTCCTCATCTGGTAGCGCCAGAGGCTCCGGCAGAGCCCGCCCCAGCGACCAGGGCGGGAACTGATGCCTCGGTGGAGGCGCCGCAGGCTGAGACCGCCGCGGTATCTCCTGCGCCGTCGGCAGACGAGGCCAGGATCGGACCAGCGGCCCCTGGTGCCGCGGGAGGCCCCTTGGGAGCTCCGAGCTTCCAGAAGAAGTCTGCTCCCCGAGCGAGGTACGCATGAGATTTCTGATTCCTCagctgattttttgtttttctctttcttctaactTGATGTTGTTCCCCCAGCCGTAAGCAGAAGGCGCCCTCAGTGGCGCTGGCCCCGCTGAAGGCCGTGAAGAGGGGAGTTCAGTCGACTCCCGGGTCGGCCAGGCCtgcgtcgccgccgcctccagGCTATGAGGAGGCGGGGCGGCACCAGGGGCAAGACACGGGAGTGCCAAAGCCCCCAGGATCGGAGGATGCTGACCTCGGAGGTGCGGCCCGGCCTGCGCGCGCCGAGGAAGGCCGAGCCATCGTGGTGTCCAGCGTGGCGCCCGAGGCCCCTGCGGCGGGAAGGGAGGAGGAAACCGGATGGGGCACGAGCCCCgtaatctggcccaacctcggcgatgccgaggggggagccagatttgtcctggatgacccgtcagagaattatctctggcagggtctggatGCGTGTGGGCGCGCCGGGGTCGAGGCCCTTAACCGAGCTACCCAGCTCGTGGGCCGCGACATGTTTAATTTGGCTCAGGTAAGATTTTTACCCATGTTATAAAGTAGTTTTGTGCTTACCTTTGCGTTACTAACCCCCCGTGGGGCCTCTGATCTTgcaggcgctcaaggccacTTCCCAGGAGAAATCGGTGTTTCTCCGTCGGGAGAAGGATGCTTGGGTGTCCTTTGAGAAGGAGAGGGCTGCcagggaggcggccgagggCGAGCTCGTgaaggagtgcgagatttctGCCGATCTTCGGCAGAAGTGTTCAGCATTGGCCactgaggctcgggaggcccgagacaaggtcgcccccctggaggagagggtcGGGGCCCTCACGCAAGAGTCCGAGGCgcagaaggcggcggctgaggggtacaagggtgaggtcgctcggcttgaagctttgctcgccgaaaaagacctcgccttgaaccaagctcagaccgacctggccggggctctgagccaggtgtcccgctggcatcagagctcggCCGAGTACGAGAAGCGCGCCAAGGGTAGGACTTGCGCCCTTTTCCTTAGACGCCCTTGTACTTTTGAATTAGCTTTTCCTGACTCCTCGTTTCTTGCTCTGTTTTTTGATCAGAATTGGAGGTGAAGGTGGTCGAGGCGACCTCTACTGTCGAGACCCTGAAAAAGTCCCTCGACGCTGAGGCTTCGGACCGCTCGActcttgaagccgtggtcacctcggcgtgtgaggggctcggggtatcGGTGTCGGGGTCGTCGCTGCGCAGTCGGATCGAggccctttactcccgggctggggagaggatgagggaggcgctccacaccggggtgaagaaggccctggcggtggtaagctctcactatgccggcattgatttgccggcggtttgtgagggctacgtcctcCCTGACGACGAAACCgaagcccaggaggaggtgcagaggctcGACGATGCCGCGGCTGTCCCTGGAGACGCCTTGGCCGCCTTTtttgatgatgaggtggagcttccccccctcGGGGCCCAAGGACCTGAGTAGATAGGGCAATAGAATTcttagtttttctttttctttttgtgggtgttgaggccggtgggccttgtaacatatatatataacgtTAATGTCGAATGTAAATATAACTGCTCTTTTTAAGCATTTTCCTTAAGTATCTTATTTCCTTTCTCTTTATACcgatccgacctcggcagcgcggggtcgggtgagctacttGGAGTTATCGCGCAAGTCGGAGTCCCCAAGCCTAAGTGCATTTCCTGTTTCCTTAGTAACTCGTGGAAGCCCGAATTCGTTTCCGAATCTAAGGTGAGTTGAGGTGGTCTTTGCTTGTGAGCGCAGATCCTTCCTCGagctcatgccttaagatttagGGGACGGATTCTTGGTTTCTTGAGTCTTTTTAGGAAGGAGGaggaagaccttgggtcggggttcttttaacttgtgcgaaaaaaggaaaaagattcGGAGTCGACATAGGGGGTTCCgcccatgtagcccccgagggaggttcGGACTCTGGTCGGCAGGTCCGAGACTCTCTGATAATTTAAACTTTGATTTATTCCTTGGAGGCGATGGATGAACAAAGAAATTTTTACAAAGCTCTAAGGgaaaaagcgacgtagctgttctatgttccatgcgtttttgaagacctcccctgcttcattggcgagcttgtaggtgcctGGTCGGAGAACCTCGGCGATGAtgaaaggtccttcccaggggggtgtgagcttgtgacgacccttgttgctctgtctgagcctcagcaccaggtcgccgacttgaaaggctcggcttCGAATTCTTCGTgcgtggtatcggcggagggcctgctggtatttggcagagtgtaagagggctacgtccctggcttcatccagctggtccagcgcgtcttcttggaacgtcttgccgctattttcgtcgtaggcttgtacccttggggACCCGTACTCCAGGTCAGTGGGAAGGACAGCTTCCGACCCGTagatcatgaagaacggggtgaagcctgtggctcggcttcgggaggttctcagGCTCCAGAGCACGGCTGGTAGCTCcttgagccacctttttccaaacttgttcagccggttgaaaatcctgggcttcaaaccctggaggatcatgccgttggcacgctccacctgaccgttggtcttggggtgagccactgccgcccagtccacacgtatgtggtgctTGTCGCAGAACTGCAAGAACTTTCgtccggtgaactgtgtgccgttgtcggtgattatggagttcggtactccaaatcgatggatgatgtctgtgaagaacaacacggcttgctcggccttgatccttgtaatGGTTCGGACTTCGATCCAGttagagaacttgtcgattgcgacaagcaagtgggtgaagcccccaggtgctttctgcagaggcccgaccaggtcAAGGCCCCAGACAGCGAAAGGCCAGGTTATGGGGATCGTTTGTAGGGCCTGAGCGGGGAGATGTGTCTGTCGagcgtagaactggcatcccTTGCAGGACCTGACGATCTCAGTGGCGTCGGCTACagcggtgggccagtagaaaccctgtcggaaggcgtttcctaccagcgtccgaggcgcggcgtgatggccacaagcccccgagtgtatgtcctgtAGGAGCTTGACTCCTTCCTGACGTGGGATGCAACGCATAAGGATGCCCGAGGGGCTGCGTTTGTACATTTCCCCGTCGAGGAGGACGAAGGTCTTGGCACGACGAGCCACGCGTCTTGCTTCAGCTTGGTCCAGGGGCAGAGTGCCATCAACCAGGCGTTGGAGCAAAGGGTAGCGCCAGTCAGGCGAGTCGTCAGTCgcaggtggctctggctcgatgtccatggtCTCCCGTTCTCGTTCGTCAGCGTCTTTGGGGTCGGTACTCTGTTTGTTTTGGGGCTCATCCGACCCCCCGTCGTTcttgtagtcgacggaaggTTTGTAGATgtcgctgacgaaaacatccTGGGGGACggtggcccgctcggatgccatcttggcgagcgcgtcggcggctTCATTATACTTCCTTAACACGTGGTTcagttcgaggccgtcgaatTTCTCTTCAAGGCATCGAACCGCCTTGCAGTACGCGTTCATCTTGGGGTCAtggcagctagactctttcatgacttgatcgATGACGAGTCTGGAatcgcctcggacgtcaagcCGCTTGATCCCAAGTTCGATCGCGATGTGAACACCGTTCACAAGGGCCTCATACTCTGCTGTGTTGTTTGAAGCAGGGAAGTGGAGCCGGATcgcgtatcgcatccttaccccgaggggtgagatgaagacaaggcccgcgccggccccagttttcatcagagacccgtcgaagtacatggtcCAGCATTCGTGCTGGATTTGTGGGGGTGGGAGCTGAGTCCCAGTCCATTCTGCCACAAAGTCTGCCAGGACCTGGGATtttatggccttgcgaggctcaTAGACAATCCCATCgcccatgagctctatggcccatttggcaatcctcccgttggcctctcggttctgaatcacttctcccagagggaaagatgagaccactgAGACCGGGTCAGATTCAAAGTAATGTCGGAGCTTGCGCCGAGCCAACACCACAGCGTAGAGTAATTTTTGAatctgggggtatcgggtctttgtgtcggagagtacttcactgatgaagtataccggcctttggaccggcagggcatgcccttcttcttttctttcgaccacgatagctgcgctggccacctgatcagtggctgcgaTGTAAAGAAgaagtggttccccctcggcgggaGGCACCAAGATGGGAGGTTTGGTGAGCAGAGCTTTGAGCTTGTCAAGAGCtccctgggcctcgggggtccaggaaaagtgctcagatttcctaagtaacctatacagaggcagcACTTTTTCTCCGAGGCGAGAAATGAAACGGCTTAGGGAAGCAAGACATCCCATtaccctctgtactccctttaggttacggaTCGGGCCCATATtcgcgatggccgagaccttttttgggttggcctcgatccctcgctcagacacgataaacccaaggagcatgcctcgggggaccccgaaaacacacttttcggggttgagtctgatcccttttgccctgaggcatcggaatgtttcttccaggtcggcaacgaggccgcttgccttcctggacttgacgacgatgtcgtctacGTATGCCTCTACTGTTTTTCCTATAAGGTTCCCaaaaacctggagcatacatcgttgatatgtagcccccgcgttcttaaggccaaaaggcatggtcacgtagcaatacattccgaaaggggtgatgaacgaagtcgcgagctggtcggactctttcatcttgatttggtggtagccggagtaagcatcaagaaaagataaaatttcgcatcccgcggtggagtcaactatctgatcaatacggggcaatggaaaggggttctttggacatgctttatttaaactagtatagtctacacacatcctccacttcccatttttctttttaactagcacggggttggctaaccactcgggatggaatacttccttgatgaatccggccgccagcagcttgtggatctcctctccgatggcccggcgcttctcctcatcgaatcggcgcaggcgttgctttacgggtttggaaccggctcggatgtccaaggagtgctcggcgacctccctcggtatgccaggcatgtccgag
This window of the Sorghum bicolor cultivar BTx623 chromosome 7, Sorghum_bicolor_NCBIv3, whole genome shotgun sequence genome carries:
- the LOC110437369 gene encoding uncharacterized protein LOC110437369, with protein sequence MAPRFHVSAPWITAPRSWTAFSRGSDVAGSSAPQITAPSFLLQTSRRTSLPVDTVHIFISPLGSFSPKTEHEFGFNIWTIKSLICSIDFEEPECHVVEKVANQAMAGRPVVRTSTSRFLAVFQYLCAFVVILAR